Genomic DNA from Lactuca sativa cultivar Salinas chromosome 8, Lsat_Salinas_v11, whole genome shotgun sequence:
ATACGTAGGGTTGATTGCAGGTAAATATAGTAAGAATACAGAATGCTCAAATTCATCGTAAGTAAATATAAGGAGTATAatcaatttaattaattgttCTCTTAATATTGCAAACACGAAATGCAACTACAAACTCAGGGATGATCGTTCATCTACCTCTTCCTATGATCGGCCACATAAGTCCTCAAGGAAGGTGATTGAGTGAGACCATACGGGGCCACTGTTGTATTGATCTGGCCTCCATTCTTTTGCTTCATCCTTTTCCTTGCCAAGTAGCCTCTAACCCAAGGCGTCAAATCTTCATTGATCTTTATCATGAAGAAAAAAATAATGCGGTAGACAATAATCATACTAAAAATAACCCCAAGGTCAATCCATTTTGATCTGGACACTGTGATTTGGAAAACATATTCCAAAATATATTCCCCTGGAATCTTTGGTAGGTCGGGTGTTTGGTTGTCAAACATCAACCCAACAAGATCGTTCTGGTATTGCCCCTGAAAAATAATAAGATtaagattatatttatttataaatgatcAATCTGAGGCAGCTGGGTATATACGGTATTTCACAACACAACATGGCTTGAAAGAGTACTCATATATACACGTACCTGAAGAGCCCAGAAGTGGAAACTGATGTACGACATAGGGTAACGCCAGACAGGTTTAGGGATGTCATTAGGGAGTCGAAAGTAACCGGATACCAACATGAATATACCCTGCATGCATTCATCGATGGTGTTTTAATATATATGAGTACGTTAAGACTAAAATTAATTATATGTTGAGAGTTGAGAAATTAATTAACCTGAATTCCGGCCCCAATGATGATGCCCATGAGGAAGTTGGGAACGACGCTAGCGATGGCCATCATGAGGCTTTCAACAACGGTCACACTTGAATACAGACACAATACAAAGAAGAGATAGTGCACAAATCCAGGGTGAAGACGAACCATGTAATAGCATATTGTTCCAGAGATAAACGTGATTAGTATCAAAAACGGCATCGCAGATATCGTGTTGCTGATCACAAACGCAGTCACACCATAATGACCGTTCAGTCGTTCTCTTTGAAAAACCTGcaataataattaatcaattaatattGTATGAATTCATCCATGGTTAATTTATGCATATATGCGTATATatgttaattaataattttgattttttaacatATATTCATTATCGAATTGACCTTCATATCTTCGACAAAGGAAGGAAAGCCTCCGATTGACATGAATGTGACAAAACCAAAGACAAAGGAGGCACATGCTCCTCTTGCTAGAATTGAATTGTAGCCTGTTCCAACGTTGAAATAGATGGTTCCGATGCAGACAGTGACCAAAACGTATATCACCAGCCTCAACCAGTAGTAACCAAAGTCCCTTGACATGTTAACAAATGAACGTTTCGTCAACATAAACGACTGCATCAAGAAACTAGCCTGACTGCCTCCCGAATCCAAAACCGTTCCTTTCTGCATCCATcagtaaattaaattaattaaaagctaCACATATTTCTTTTCATAATTACAAACTAGTACTTACGACTTTTGACATGTTCTCTACTTTCTCATTTGCTGAGTAACAATACTGAGAAGTACGATAGTAGTCGGTAAGCGCTCGAATAGCTTCGGCTGTTGTTACTTTCTCCAAAGGGTCATCGCTCGCTTCAAACTGATCCATATCATTCAAAATCAAATTCTTATCAACAAGCTTCAATAATACTAGCTAgtagtaagaaaaaaaaaaaaaaccatacccTTAGTTTCATGGACCCTTTCAGGGTGGCCTTCACTTTGTCGAAATCGGAATTGATGCACCTAAGAAAATGATCTGAAGGGTTTCGAAGAGCCGGACATGGAAAACCAGCTTGCGAGAAAAACTGCAAATTAATTAATGATATAATTAATCCTCTACTCTGTATATGATACTCTATATCTTTTtcctttagaaaaaaaaaacaaaaggtcAAGTCTTGCCTCGTAAGCTTCGGAAGCAAGACCGAAGTAAACGGTTTTTCCTCCGGATAGCAGGTACAAACGGTCAAA
This window encodes:
- the LOC111920939 gene encoding ABC transporter G family member 11, with the protein product MTNKGSSNSEVVMMEIEANKPTGNGMVVGGLSPLSETIWKEKTSVEMVGDVSARLAWKDLTVMVTLSNGETQNVLEGLTGYAEPGTFTALMGPSGSGKSTLLDALSSRLATNAFLSGNVFLNGRKTKLSFGTAAYVTQDDNLIGTLTVRETISYSARLRLPDKMPWSEKRALVESTIVEMGLQDCADTVIGNWHLRGISGGEKRRVSIALEILMRPRLLFLDEPTSGLDSASAFFVTQTLRGLSRDGRTVIASIHQPSSEVFELFDRLYLLSGGKTVYFGLASEAYEFFSQAGFPCPALRNPSDHFLRCINSDFDKVKATLKGSMKLRFEASDDPLEKVTTAEAIRALTDYYRTSQYCYSANEKVENMSKVKGTVLDSGGSQASFLMQSFMLTKRSFVNMSRDFGYYWLRLVIYVLVTVCIGTIYFNVGTGYNSILARGACASFVFGFVTFMSIGGFPSFVEDMKVFQRERLNGHYGVTAFVISNTISAMPFLILITFISGTICYYMVRLHPGFVHYLFFVLCLYSSVTVVESLMMAIASVVPNFLMGIIIGAGIQGIFMLVSGYFRLPNDIPKPVWRYPMSYISFHFWALQGQYQNDLVGLMFDNQTPDLPKIPGEYILEYVFQITVSRSKWIDLGVIFSMIIVYRIIFFFMIKINEDLTPWVRGYLARKRMKQKNGGQINTTVAPYGLTQSPSLRTYVADHRKR